In the Candidatus Delongbacteria bacterium genome, AAGAAAAACATATCCTTAATATATTGATAAAAAATCAAAAAACTAGTTTATTAATTTCTGTATTGAGTATCAAATGTGATAAAAATATGCTAAAATAATGCATAAGAAAGTAAAGAGTGAGGTAATGTTATGAACTACTCTAAAATAATTAAAAAATTACGAGAAAAACTAATCCTATCACAAACTGAATTTGCTGCTATGTTAGGTATATCATTTATCACTGTTTCTAGATGGGAGCAGGGTAAGAATATACCAACAATTAAAATGAA is a window encoding:
- a CDS encoding helix-turn-helix transcriptional regulator: MNYSKIIKKLREKLILSQTEFAAMLGISFITVSRWEQGKNIPTIKMKRKIAELCKLNNINMGE